One Scomber scombrus chromosome 23, fScoSco1.1, whole genome shotgun sequence genomic window, tttgtAAAGTGTCTggagtttactgtcatagaagactaaagatatctgaaaatattcaaatttgacAAGCTGCAATTTAGAGAATTTAGAACAATGAATCGATTGttaaaatagttggtgattaattctcttgttttacttttctcCTTATATTTTCATGACATCTGGATTCCTCTAGGTGGTGCTGTTTGCTTACAAAACAAAATTTTCTctacaaaaactaaaatagtAAAATGGATGACTTTATGTGCATTAGAATATGTTTCCTGCAGTTAAACAGTAATCCAACCTTATAAACTTTCATAAAATACGTTGATAGGGAgattaaacatcattttttgtATGGATAATATGCAGATTACTTCTTGAAACTGTATTAATCCAGAGTTAATTGTAAAGTTTCTTCTTTCTTACACTGGGATCTTTCTTGTGCTTCACTCCTTTTAACTTTCCACCCAGCCTAACGTGTTGGCCTACGCTGTCCACTGCCAGACGGACACCCATGGGCGACCTGTAGCTGGGGTGGTGGTCATCTGCAGGGACAGACTGAGCGGAGCCGCATACAGCCACCAGACTACTGTACAGGTATGGTTAATAATATATGCTCTTTAAAAACTAATACAGTAGTCAGCAGTTTGTAAATACTATGCAGATGTTGTCTATTTAAAACTAACACATTATGACCTAAAATGACTGATGACACTTTGAGTGATGACACTGCTGATATAAAACATTGgcagtttttgtgtgtttgttttccagacTGTGATCCACGAGCTGTTTCATGCACTCGGTTTCTCTAAAGATCTTTTCCACACCTGGAGAGACTGTTCCTCCTCTACTCAAggttttaaaacatatttcatatattttttaagccattaaaacacatatttacatgtataaCACTATTCTATAATAGTATGTAGTGACGATGTTGTTCCACATGATGGTTGTTTATTGTCCAAATGTAATGAGATCAAAGTGAGAACACCAACAATATATATCTTAATAAACCCACATTCACACTAATACCCAACATTCCTCCTGGTTTAATAGCACAGCAGAAATAtcctcttttaaaatgtatttaatttataatttacatttatatctTCAGTTAAATAATCTATTTTGCAACAGTGGGAGTCCTAGACAAGGGTACTAACATTAAGATAGataagtaaaatgtaaaaaatgtaaatttaatttaaGCTACCTACAAAACAGCAATGTAAAGTGCTCATATAATAATTGTAAAGATTGTCTAGTGAAATGTAGTCACACAGCACCTTTCAAAGTTATAAAGAGCTTTAAATGggaaaattaaacatttcagcactaaaatgaaaaagaatcaGGCAATTAAATGTAAAgataatgaaatacaataaaaaatcaaatacaaataaaaataattcaataaacaaataaaaagggaTTAAAATGGTTTGAGGTTACTGTACCTTTAACTCACATTAAAAGGTTGTGTGCATTTgtaagaacatttttgtttcattgtgtttttctctgatttttctTTCAGTGGGTGTTAGCTGTTCTCCTCGGGGGAAAGTGACTCACACTGATGGATCGGGTCAGATGAGGATCTACACCCCGTCTGTTATCTCAGCCCTGCAGAAGCACCTGGCATCCACAGACCCCGAGCTCGGAGGGCCGCTGGAGAACCTGGTCCTGAGCAGCTCAAGTTACTCTTTCTTATATTCATCATCTGCTCTCTTTACATGCTTTTTTAAACGCTTctaccttcttcttcttccaggaTGCACCTCCAGGTGGGGTGTCCTCTCACTGGGAGTCCCTGCTCCTGCAGGGGTCCATCATGGCAGCAGTGCTGGGGGACTCCACCACAGTCCGGATCGACCCGGTCACCTTGGCTGCGTTACAGGACACGGGCTGGTACGCTGTCAACCTGAGCCGGGCACAGAGTCTGGTCTGGGGAGACGGTGAGAGAACAGGAGAGCAGTGAAGATATTACTTCAggcacacatacattttaatgatacatttgttttgttttacaggtGAAGGAGCTACGTTTGGCTCTCTGTCAACCTGTCAGAACGGCTCCTCATCCTTTTTCTGCACTGGCAGGTACATTTAAAGTGATATAACTATTTTATACACATCAATTTATATCTTTAAGTGGGATGTGGGTCACTTTTTCCTTTATACGTTCATTTCCAGCATAGATATTTGCATTATTCCCCCTTCCCAGTGAGCTCGGGTGTCATTATCTTCACCTCCACAAGGGGGAGTGTCAGACTGATCCATACCTGGAGATGTGTCGAATGTACAAACCTCTCAAGAATGGAGTAAGTTTTGTTTACTGTCATGATTTTGTTGGAAAAGGAAATTCTATTTGAaccatttttcatgtttaattcgaaaatgtccaaaattatttgcatttcttacattttccaAGTTCTGTGAAGCAGGAATTTGTGGTCAGCTCCATATTTATGTGCATGTAATTGTGAGCTGTGCcattttattgctgttttttctcattttttcctGTCATTGGTCTTCAGAGTGAGTgttggaaaaaggaaaatgagagGCATTCAGCTGAAGAGGACTGGAGCGGAGAGATCTTTGGCTTTGACAGCCGTTGTTTCTTCTCTAGTCTGAACAGACAGGTTTGTGTTTgagtatttttgtgtttctctatTAAATGTCATCTCAACTGCTTCCTACATGTAACATCACTGCCCTgtttctccatctgtctctcttttagAGTCACTTTCTCTTGCCCAGCAGCTCTGTGGAGGGCCGCTGTTACAGACACAGGTGTACTGGACCTAACAGGTACCAGATCCAGGTGTCTGGCACTGAATGGATGGACTGTCCAGCTGGAGGAACCATTCAGGTAACATGACAAAATACTTTACTGCATTATAAATCAGTAGAGTTGCTGAGAGATATCCTATATGCTAACTGTGTCagagatgttttaaaattaattacttaaataataatgtacagtatacagtgaTAACACAATGTACATAGAAATCAAAGCAAATTCTATGATATACtaccttaataataataatacagtagtAATAAAGTATCATTATCTACTGACACAAATACTATAACGCAATGTAAATATAAGTACATTTGttacattaattaattgttcAATCAAAATATGTTTGATGCATAATTTCTTATCTTTTGTGCTATTCAGATCTTGTTTACAGAGATTTTACAGCACAAACTCTGACACATGATCCCATTCACTTGGGTGGGAAAGTTGTCTCAGATTTTTTAACTCCACTGTCATCACAACAGATATAAAAATGATACTGATGTGTGTACAGATACTACAACAGCAAACATTCCCACAGTTCTCattttatattgaattatatcatctgtcatttctttgctgttactgtgttttttctcagaTTAAAGGATATCAGGGTTCAGTTTTCTGTCCTGACAGGTTTTGTCTGTACGCTGACGTTACTCCCTCACATGATGTCAACACATTTCCTGCTTCTATCACAAGGTGAGTTTGTACAGATGTCCTCTTGATACTGAACTCTAACTGATACTAATCTTATAGTAttgctttattgtttttatacagtGATTCCTTTCAGACTTCACCCTCAGCCCAGGATGGGACCTGGTCTTCCTTCAGACCTCATACAGAGGTCACTACAGTCACAGCGCTCTgcttcactgctgctgtgtgtctcCTGGCTGCAGTCATGGTGTCTTACAGGAAATGCTGCTCCTACAGGGTCAGGATCCACACTGTACCAGAGGATCACAGCGACCTGTAGCAGACCTGCCTTTAAAAACTTTGAATAGGAAACTTTAAGTGTGAAAAGATTTGAGTGGTTTTgatggcttgttttttttcttcacagccACCTATTGTAAAGGATTTGGCTGGctctatatttttttcattgtcaacAAATATAGTGTgaaaagccaaaccaacaatgcaCTACTTACAGGTATTGTATGTATATGAAGaaccattaaaaacatatcattGAGCCACATTACTGCATGTTCCTTTTTCCCTGAAGAGAGTCGTTACTGTTGCTTGTTTAAAAATTGCTCTTAAGAGTTGCAAAAACATAGCAATCACAAGCCAAATCATAACTTTATGTACAACAGAAACAATGTACTCCAACAAACAgttcactttttatttgaattgaTCAGGAAAAACAGCCAATGATGAACATTATTTGTCTTGTGTCTGACTCAAGTCAAAAACGGGTTCCTTAATAAATGATACTAAAAtaacagaaggaaaaaacatgTCCAAACAAgaaacagtaaatatattaaCAAAATTATGAAAGATGTGTTAAATGAACAGATAAATGACTGATGAAGTTCTAGTTTTAGTAAAAGCTTATATGAAAATATCAGCCAAAGCTAAAGTAACAGTCTGTTGTTGagattatttatcatttattatgtaTCTGCCGCACTGGTATAGAAGTTTGTCTGGGGGCGACACCTCTGGAGCAAGGCTCGTAAGGTGAACTTGACCTCACACACCGTCTAAAGACcctcagacacacaaaacagaacTTCTCTTTACATCGGGTACAGATGATACTTTTACATAGTTTTCTGCTGTGCTCCACCAGTTGGCCACATGTGGGACAGGCTCGTATGGAGGGACATCCAGTGACCCCCATCACATCCTTAAAGATGATCTCTGGACACTTTCTCAGTGTTTCAAGTGTATCATTGACACAGTCATCATTATCACAGCGATCTGAACGTGGAGTTGGACCTTTCCATTCCCTCAAACACTGCCAGCAGAACATGTAGTCCTTCTTTTTCTCAGCTGTGCACACTGAGCAGAGGACACTCAGATTATTCAGATCAGCTCTCTCCACAGAAGAGTTGCAGCCAGGACACTGTTAAATTGGGTTATAggaagtatatatttttttattgcataaGTGTTATGGTATGAAAATGGATTTTAAAATAACGTAATTAAAATACTTACTGGTTTGAAATCCTTAGAGTTGTTGAGCATTTTCTCTTCAAACTCCTTCATTTCTTCAGGAGTCAGAAGAGCCATTTTACGAACCTCCTCATACGACCATACAGCACCACAGTCAGTTTGACCACACACAAATGTGGTCTCACCCTTTgggattaaaaagaaaatcagtcaaaataaaaccttcacatgtaaaaaaaataattaattttaatctATAGAGATACAGCCTGATTTACTTGAATGTTGTGCAGAAAACTGATTGCAAAGATCTCTTTCTTATCAATTAATTTTTGTTTGTAATTTTAAGCATTTTCTTAAACAAGTGAGAAAACCATCCAGTGTGGTGAGAAGATTTTAGCTGGTCAACTTCTGTCATCAGTCAACCTTAATACAAgtcatttcattgtattttcttatttcttcttgAGAAACGTATAGAAAAATTGTCCTACTgccattcattttatttattaatgtgtcACAGCCAAATCATTTCAAATTCGCAATGAAGGTAATCATGTACAACAATTAACaataattaacaacatttaCTAACCTGATCCAAGAGGTGGCGACACCAGTTAGTGAGAGACATCGGAGTGACAGAATGACCACAGGACATCAGAGCTCTGAGAGACTTGTAGCCAATATACAAAACTATGAACCACACAAGAAAAGATGTTAAGTGTTACAATTTGTGGACCGATTGTCTCTCTCTGGACATTGTCAGTGGCTCATACCAATAAAACATAGACTGTCAATTGAGATCACTGCTCAGGAAATGTATCGATGAGTACTTACAATCCATTTCATCCTCCCGATCGACAAATCTAAGTGTGGAGTCTTCAGGGTCAAAACACTTTTCGGTCATCATCTCTAAAGGTGTCAAATCGCTCATTACATCTGTAGTATCCATTGTCGATGAATATTCGCTTTTTACTGGTTCGACATCAAGGAAATCCTTACAGTTGTTGAGCATTTTCTCTTCAAACTCCTTCATTTCTTCAGGAGTCAGAAGAGCCATTTTACGAACCTCCTCATACGACCATACAGCACCACAGTCAGGTTGACCACACGCAAATCTGGTCTTACCCTTTGGCATAAAAGAGAAAATTGGTCAAAACAAAACCTTCACatgtggaaaaaacattcactttaatgtaggggagaacggggttggttgtgTCATTCATCAGATCTGGgtccctagagggcgctgttaaaagTTTTGGCACTGGaagtttcagaatttaggtgagatgttacttcagagactttttctggagtaaactgcttgacattgaggtgagaagacgtttagtgttttttatgtgaaaatgtaaatatccaactcttcagtgtttctcttctcaagcatgtggttgttagctttgctggtggcaaaaaatcccagttggggatgtttATCACATTCTCTTTGGgattggttgtcacatgttggtatatacatatatggtgtcatatatctagttctttctttcttttaagataacaAAATGACCAGGAACTTTTTCAGGAAGATAAACaagagccagactcctccagatgtgatgcTCATCAGAGAGGTGAACAtgcacaatattgttatataaatacaaaatatgcaCTTGTAgaaatgatttttcctgtttatgttctcttggtgcatgagatgtgttatgttgttgaacttcaatgaaactaaacattaaaatacatttttaggattgtctacatttttcatttt contains:
- the LOC134005526 gene encoding ciliated left-right organizer metallopeptidase — translated: MVSPPSQRLWVGMLVVFVVLVVELPGALQKCIFDEVQVQVRVVEAAPVDPDSPPSETRLRAPAGQEQQTANPGFKGSPLQAVKQRSSLGGLVPPTAVSPQPIRIRTWVPEQSDSLSEAEKDKLEAAVEEAVRMVSSLLSVDRVRGPLLLSRDINKYCKFLWRNSSTVNYNRCGRANNNYRSESCLDVTIPDDHLAGCDVYPEADSPHRTALRPEGAGLTDTDFLLYLHVQATDKCRAEPNVLAYAVHCQTDTHGRPVAGVVVICRDRLSGAAYSHQTTVQTVIHELFHALGFSKDLFHTWRDCSSSTQVTHTDGSGQMRIYTPSVISALQKHLASTDPELGGPLENLDAPPGGVSSHWESLLLQGSIMAAVLGDSTTVRIDPVTLAALQDTGWYAVNLSRAQSLVWGDGEGATFGSLSTCQNGSSSFFCTGSELGCHYLHLHKGECQTDPYLEMCRMYKPLKNGSECWKKENERHSAEEDWSGEIFGFDSRCFFSSLNRQSHFLLPSSSVEGRCYRHRCTGPNRYQIQVSGTEWMDCPAGGTIQIKGYQGSVFCPDRFCLYADVTPSHDVNTFPASITSDSFQTSPSAQDGTWSSFRPHTEVTTVTALCFTAAVCLLAAVMVSYRKCCSYRVRIHTVPEDHSDL
- the LOC134005845 gene encoding uncharacterized protein LOC134005845 gives rise to the protein MALLTPEEMKEFEEKMLNNCKDFLDVEPVKSEYSSTMDTTDVMSDLTPLEMMTEKCFDPEDSTLRFVDREDEMDFLYIGYKSLRALMSCGHSVTPMSLTNWCRHLLDQGETTFVCGQTDCGAVWSYEEVRKMALLTPEEMKEFEEKMLNNSKDFKPCPGCNSSVERADLNNLSVLCSVCTAEKKKDYMFCWQCLREWKGPTPRSDRCDNDDCVNDTLETLRKCPEIIFKDVMGVTGCPSIRACPTCGQLVEHSRKLCKSIICTRCKEKFCFVCLRVFRRCVRSSSPYEPCSRGVAPRQTSIPVRQIHNK